In a single window of the Pelagibacterium sp. 26DY04 genome:
- the serA gene encoding phosphoglycerate dehydrogenase, which produces MPKVLVSDKISPAAIEIFKANGVEVDYLPDVGKDKDKLAEIIGQYDGLAIRSATKVTEKILASANNLKVIGRAGIGVDNVDIPAATAKGVIVMNTPFGNSITTAEHAISMMLALARQIPEADASTRASKWEKNRFMGVEVTSKTLGLIGCGNIGSIVADRAQGLKMKVIAYDPFLTPERAIDLGVEKVELDELLARADFITLHTPLIDATRNIINAEAFAKMKDGVRIINCARGGLIDEAALKDALEAGKVAGAALDVFLEEPAKDNPLFDVPNVICTPHLGASTTEAQENVALQVAEQISAYLMTGEITNALNFPSISAEEAPKLTPFVKLAELLGSFAGQLTETAIKGIRIEFEGEVSALNTRPMVAAALNGVLKPLLGDVNMVSAPALAKDRGIAVETVNREQVGAYDNLIRLTVVTERQERSVAGTVYGSSAPRIVEIKGITLEAELTQRMLYITNEDKPGFIGRLGTLLGQLGINIANFNLGRVEQGKDAIALVSIDSELTDGELTQISGLEGVKQAKRLVFTV; this is translated from the coding sequence ATGCCCAAGGTACTCGTATCGGACAAGATCAGCCCGGCGGCGATCGAGATTTTCAAGGCCAATGGCGTCGAGGTGGATTATCTGCCCGATGTCGGCAAGGACAAGGACAAGCTGGCTGAAATCATCGGCCAGTATGATGGCCTCGCCATCCGGTCGGCGACCAAGGTGACCGAAAAGATCCTCGCCTCGGCGAATAACCTCAAGGTCATCGGGCGCGCCGGCATTGGCGTGGACAATGTCGATATCCCGGCGGCGACCGCCAAGGGCGTGATCGTCATGAACACCCCGTTCGGCAATTCGATCACCACGGCCGAGCACGCCATTTCGATGATGCTGGCGCTGGCCCGGCAGATCCCGGAAGCGGATGCCTCGACGCGCGCTTCGAAGTGGGAAAAGAACCGCTTCATGGGCGTGGAAGTGACCTCCAAGACGCTGGGTCTGATCGGTTGCGGCAATATCGGTTCGATCGTTGCCGACCGCGCCCAGGGGCTCAAGATGAAGGTGATCGCATACGATCCGTTCCTCACGCCCGAACGCGCCATCGATCTGGGTGTCGAGAAGGTGGAACTGGACGAGCTTCTGGCGCGGGCCGATTTCATTACTCTGCACACGCCGCTGATCGATGCGACGCGCAACATCATCAATGCCGAAGCCTTCGCCAAGATGAAGGACGGGGTTCGCATCATCAACTGCGCTCGTGGCGGGCTGATCGACGAAGCGGCGCTGAAAGATGCGCTGGAAGCGGGCAAGGTCGCTGGCGCGGCGCTCGACGTGTTCCTCGAAGAGCCGGCCAAGGACAATCCGCTGTTTGACGTGCCCAACGTCATCTGCACCCCGCATCTGGGCGCTTCGACCACCGAAGCGCAGGAGAATGTGGCGCTGCAGGTGGCCGAGCAGATTTCGGCGTATCTGATGACCGGCGAGATCACCAACGCGCTCAACTTCCCCTCGATCTCGGCGGAAGAGGCGCCCAAGCTGACCCCGTTCGTCAAGCTCGCCGAGCTTTTGGGCTCGTTCGCCGGCCAGCTCACCGAGACGGCCATCAAGGGCATCCGCATCGAGTTCGAGGGCGAGGTTTCCGCGCTCAACACGCGTCCGATGGTGGCGGCGGCGCTCAATGGGGTGCTCAAGCCCTTGCTGGGTGACGTCAACATGGTGTCGGCGCCGGCGCTGGCCAAGGATCGCGGGATCGCGGTGGAAACGGTCAATCGCGAGCAGGTCGGGGCTTATGACAACCTTATCCGGTTGACGGTCGTGACCGAGCGGCAGGAGCGGAGCGTGGCGGGCACGGTCTATGGATCGAGCGCGCCGCGTATCGTCGAGATCAAGGGCATCACGCTCGAAGCGGAGCTGACTCAGCGGATGCTCTATATCACCAATGAGGACAAGCCGGGCTTTATTGGGCGTCTGGGCACGCTGCTCGGCCAGCTCGGGATCAACATCGCCAACTTCAATCTGGGCCGCGTGGAACAGGGCAAGGACGCGATTGCGCTGGTGTCGATCGATAGCGAATTGACCGATGGCGAGCTGACGCAGATCTCCGGGCTCGAAGGGGTCAAGCAGGCTAAACGGCTGGTTTTTACCGTGTAG
- a CDS encoding phosphoserine transaminase, whose translation MTDISAATDVAKPGVRPDNPNFSSGPCAKRPGWTVEALAGALVGRSHRAKPAKARIQRAIELTRELLEVPADYLIGIVPASDTGAVEMALWGMLGARGVDMLTWESFGAGWVTDVQKQLKLDDVRVLKAEYGELPDLSQVDFSRDVVFTWNGTTSGVRVPNGDWIAADREGLTICDATSAAFAQNLDFKKLDVVTFSWQKALGGEAAHGILILSPRAVERLETFTPANRPLPKIFRLTKGGKLMADVFEGATINTVSMICVEDAIDAMEWGLKVGGLKALQARADANEKVIADWVAKTDWVDFLAADPAVRSNTSVCLKIVDPEVVALSDEAQAKLAKAVVSRLDKDGVAYDIGGYRDAPTGFRIWCGSTVETADLEKLTPWLDWAFAEEKKAALA comes from the coding sequence ATGACAGATATTTCTGCCGCCACGGACGTGGCAAAGCCGGGCGTGCGTCCGGACAATCCCAATTTTTCTTCTGGTCCTTGCGCGAAGCGTCCCGGGTGGACGGTCGAGGCGCTTGCTGGTGCGCTGGTGGGGCGGTCCCATAGGGCCAAGCCGGCCAAGGCGCGGATTCAGCGCGCCATCGAATTGACGCGCGAGCTGCTCGAAGTTCCCGCCGACTATCTCATCGGCATCGTGCCGGCCTCCGACACGGGGGCCGTGGAAATGGCCCTATGGGGCATGCTGGGCGCGCGCGGCGTCGACATGCTGACCTGGGAATCGTTCGGCGCCGGCTGGGTCACCGACGTTCAGAAGCAACTCAAACTCGACGATGTGCGGGTGCTCAAGGCCGAATATGGCGAGCTGCCCGATCTTTCGCAGGTCGATTTTTCGCGCGACGTGGTGTTCACCTGGAACGGCACGACCTCGGGCGTGCGGGTGCCCAATGGCGACTGGATCGCGGCGGACCGCGAGGGGCTGACCATCTGCGACGCCACGTCGGCGGCTTTTGCGCAGAACCTCGATTTCAAAAAGCTCGATGTGGTGACTTTTTCCTGGCAGAAGGCGCTGGGCGGTGAAGCCGCCCATGGCATCCTGATCCTCAGCCCGCGTGCCGTGGAACGGCTCGAAACCTTCACGCCGGCCAACCGGCCGCTTCCGAAAATATTCCGCCTCACCAAGGGCGGCAAGCTCATGGCCGATGTTTTTGAAGGCGCGACCATCAACACGGTTTCGATGATCTGTGTCGAAGACGCCATCGATGCCATGGAATGGGGATTGAAGGTCGGCGGGCTCAAGGCGCTGCAGGCGCGGGCCGATGCCAATGAGAAGGTCATCGCCGACTGGGTGGCCAAGACCGATTGGGTCGATTTCCTCGCCGCCGATCCGGCAGTGCGGTCGAACACTTCGGTGTGTCTCAAGATCGTCGATCCCGAAGTCGTGGCTCTGTCCGACGAGGCGCAGGCCAAGCTTGCCAAGGCGGTGGTTTCGCGGCTGGACAAGGACGGCGTCGCTTACGACATCGGCGGCTATCGCGATGCGCCGACCGGCTTCCGCATCTGGTGCGGCTCGACGGTGGAGACGGCGGATCTCGAAAAGCTCACCCCGTGGCTCGACTGGGCGTTTGCCGAGGAAAAGAAGGCGGCGCTGGCCTAA
- a CDS encoding THUMP domain-containing protein, translated as MDADPLDIFLVATPGLEHALCAEAKALGFADPRPVRGGVDIAGNWPDVWRANLQLRGAGRVLVRIASFRANHLAQLDKRARQVPWGQVLRPDVPFKVEASCRKSKIYHSGAAAQRIETAIVAELGAPLAVDAEVRVLVRIENDLCTISVDTSGEGLYRRGHKAEVNKAPMRETLAALFLRECGYRGTEPVLDPMCGSGTFVIEAAEIALGLQPGRSRGFVFEKLTTFDAAHWMGMRGSLPKTTDLIFHGSDRDAGAVRMSIANAERAGVSLVTRFTQTPVEALERPEGEPGLVIVNPPYGLRIGDRKKLYPLYGALGQVLRTRFSGWRVGLITADPTLARATGLLFETPGESVDNNGVRIALYRTGRL; from the coding sequence ATGGACGCCGACCCTCTCGATATCTTTCTCGTTGCCACGCCCGGATTGGAGCACGCGCTTTGCGCCGAGGCCAAAGCGCTGGGCTTTGCCGATCCACGGCCGGTGCGTGGCGGTGTGGATATCGCGGGGAACTGGCCCGATGTCTGGCGTGCCAACCTGCAATTGCGCGGCGCCGGGCGGGTACTGGTGCGGATCGCGAGCTTTCGGGCCAACCATCTTGCACAGTTGGACAAGCGGGCGCGGCAGGTTCCCTGGGGTCAGGTGTTGCGGCCGGACGTTCCGTTCAAGGTGGAAGCAAGCTGCCGGAAATCGAAGATCTATCATTCCGGCGCCGCCGCGCAGCGCATCGAGACGGCTATCGTGGCGGAATTGGGTGCTCCGCTTGCCGTGGACGCCGAGGTTCGGGTGCTGGTGCGGATCGAAAACGATCTTTGCACCATCAGCGTCGATACCTCGGGCGAGGGCTTGTACAGGCGCGGGCACAAGGCGGAAGTGAACAAGGCGCCTATGCGCGAGACGCTTGCGGCGCTGTTTCTGCGAGAATGCGGATATCGCGGCACCGAACCGGTGCTGGACCCCATGTGCGGCTCGGGAACCTTCGTGATCGAAGCAGCCGAAATCGCGCTCGGGTTGCAGCCGGGGCGTTCGCGCGGCTTTGTGTTCGAGAAGCTGACGACGTTCGATGCGGCGCACTGGATGGGGATGCGGGGGAGCCTTCCCAAGACGACGGACCTCATTTTCCACGGCAGCGACCGCGATGCCGGAGCTGTGAGGATGAGTATCGCCAATGCGGAGCGGGCGGGGGTAAGTTTGGTTACCCGTTTTACCCAGACGCCGGTTGAAGCCCTCGAGCGGCCTGAAGGGGAGCCGGGACTGGTGATTGTCAATCCGCCCTACGGGCTGCGGATCGGGGACCGCAAAAAGCTCTATCCGCTCTATGGCGCGCTCGGGCAGGTGCTGCGGACGCGGTTTTCGGGCTGGCGCGTGGGGCTGATCACGGCCGATCCAACGCTGGCGCGGGCGACGGGTCTGCTGTTCGAAACGCCCGGTGAGAGCGTCGACAACAATGGCGTCCGCATCGCCCTTTACCGGACGGGCCGGCTTTAG
- the abc-f gene encoding ribosomal protection-like ABC-F family protein → MIRFENIGKQNGKQIVFIEASAALQKGEKIGLVGPNGAGKTTLFRMITGEEAPDEGQVSIDRGTTIGYFSQDVGEMSGRSVVAETMDGAGPVAALIAEMRQLEADMGDPDKADEMDAIIARYGEVQEQFEELDGYALDGRSREVLDGLGFSQAMMDGDVGALSGGWKMRVALAKILLARPDVLLLDEPSNHLDIESLIWLEEFLKTFSGALLMTSHDRAFMNRVVNKIIEIDAGNLTSYTGDYEFYQEQRAIADRNQQAQFERQQAMLAKEIAFIERFKARASHAAQVQSRVKKLDKIDRVEPPKRQQKVVFEFRPAPRSGEDVAVLKGISKRYGEKIIYDGLDFHVRRKERWAIMGVNGAGKSTLLKLVTGAAEPDAGTVNRGPSVKMAYFAQHAMDRLDGDLSIFDMLQHEFPQAGQAPLRALAGCFGFSGDEVEKKCRVLSGGEKARLVMAMMLFDPPNFLVLDEPTNHLDIATKEMLIEALSNYEGTMLFVSHDRHFLSELSNRVLEVSPEGVRTFGGGYREYVESTGQEAPGLRH, encoded by the coding sequence ATGATCCGTTTCGAGAATATCGGCAAGCAGAACGGCAAGCAGATCGTTTTCATCGAAGCCTCCGCTGCGCTGCAGAAGGGAGAAAAGATCGGGCTCGTGGGTCCGAACGGGGCGGGCAAGACGACGCTGTTTCGCATGATCACCGGCGAGGAAGCGCCCGATGAGGGGCAGGTCTCGATCGATCGCGGCACGACCATCGGGTATTTTTCCCAGGATGTGGGCGAAATGAGCGGACGCTCTGTGGTGGCGGAAACCATGGACGGCGCCGGACCGGTGGCGGCGCTGATTGCGGAAATGCGGCAGCTCGAAGCCGATATGGGCGATCCCGACAAGGCCGACGAGATGGATGCGATCATTGCGCGGTATGGCGAGGTGCAAGAGCAGTTCGAGGAACTCGACGGATATGCCCTCGATGGTCGCTCGCGCGAGGTTCTGGACGGTCTTGGTTTCTCGCAGGCCATGATGGATGGCGATGTGGGCGCGCTTTCGGGCGGCTGGAAGATGCGCGTGGCGCTGGCCAAGATCCTTCTGGCGCGGCCCGACGTGCTGCTGCTCGACGAGCCGTCCAACCACCTCGATATCGAGAGCCTGATCTGGCTTGAAGAGTTCCTGAAGACCTTTTCCGGCGCGCTTTTGATGACTTCGCACGACCGGGCGTTCATGAACCGGGTGGTCAACAAGATCATCGAGATCGATGCGGGGAACCTCACGTCCTATACCGGCGATTACGAGTTCTATCAGGAACAGCGGGCGATCGCCGATCGCAACCAGCAGGCCCAGTTCGAGCGCCAGCAGGCGATGCTGGCCAAGGAGATCGCCTTCATCGAGCGGTTCAAGGCGCGGGCAAGCCATGCGGCGCAGGTGCAGAGCCGGGTGAAAAAGCTCGACAAGATCGACCGGGTCGAGCCGCCCAAGCGCCAACAAAAGGTGGTGTTCGAATTCCGTCCCGCTCCGCGTTCGGGTGAGGACGTGGCGGTGCTCAAGGGCATTTCGAAGCGGTACGGCGAAAAGATCATCTATGATGGGCTCGACTTCCATGTGCGGCGCAAGGAGCGCTGGGCGATCATGGGGGTGAACGGGGCAGGCAAGTCGACGCTCCTGAAACTGGTGACCGGGGCGGCCGAGCCCGACGCGGGGACCGTCAATCGCGGTCCGAGCGTCAAGATGGCCTATTTCGCCCAGCATGCCATGGATCGGCTGGACGGAGATTTGTCGATCTTCGACATGTTGCAGCATGAATTCCCGCAGGCCGGGCAGGCACCGCTCAGGGCGCTGGCCGGGTGTTTCGGGTTTTCCGGCGACGAGGTGGAAAAGAAGTGCCGGGTGCTTTCGGGCGGGGAAAAGGCGCGACTGGTGATGGCCATGATGCTGTTCGATCCCCCCAATTTCCTGGTGCTGGACGAGCCGACCAACCACCTCGACATCGCGACCAAGGAAATGCTGATCGAGGCGCTGTCGAATTACGAAGGCACGATGTTGTTCGTTTCCCACGATCGGCATTTTCTGAGCGAGCTTTCCAACCGGGTGCTGGAAGTGTCGCCGGAGGGGGTACGGACCTTCGGGGGCGGGTATCGGGAGTATGTGGAGAGCACGGGGCAGGAGGCGCCGGGGCTGCGGCATTAG
- a CDS encoding DUF418 domain-containing protein has translation MSGTASTSAAKGRIGGLDAARALAVIGMLMVHVGSRGRDTLGETFYNLPHGRASILFGFLAGVSMALLSEGAGKRGLARARLGWMAVVFLPLGLVLQRLDHGIAVILHHYAAFYLLGILMLAVPRRYLPAIAALLSIAGPLIYFLLNAQWPDRVDRDTVAAGDNFVEIAGGLLVTGPYPLVTWSAALVWGLWVGRLDLRAPSTQLRLATSGAGIAFAAAVLAIVCTPLLEQAETPADWRWLFDGRPHSQMPLWLIGAIGSAVAVTGIMLIAVRRFPKWFSPLVALGQLALSFYVAHLFLLHMFAGVLRRESVGEAMISVVAISGAAMVFAVLWRRYFQRGPLEALLVWPFQPVLTPSPPRIRPDP, from the coding sequence TTGAGCGGGACGGCGAGCACCAGCGCCGCGAAAGGCAGGATCGGAGGGCTCGATGCGGCTCGCGCGCTTGCCGTCATCGGCATGCTGATGGTGCATGTGGGGTCGCGCGGACGGGATACACTCGGGGAAACGTTCTACAATCTGCCTCACGGTCGAGCTTCCATCCTTTTTGGTTTCCTGGCCGGCGTCAGCATGGCGCTTTTGTCGGAGGGAGCCGGAAAACGAGGGTTGGCGCGGGCCCGGTTGGGGTGGATGGCGGTGGTTTTTCTGCCGCTCGGACTGGTGCTGCAGCGGCTCGACCATGGCATAGCGGTGATCCTGCATCATTACGCAGCCTTTTATCTCCTGGGCATTCTGATGCTGGCCGTTCCACGTCGATATCTGCCCGCGATTGCGGCTCTGCTTTCGATCGCCGGGCCTCTCATCTATTTCCTGCTCAACGCGCAATGGCCTGATCGCGTCGACCGCGATACGGTGGCGGCTGGCGATAATTTCGTCGAGATCGCAGGTGGACTTCTCGTTACTGGACCCTATCCGCTGGTGACCTGGAGCGCGGCGTTGGTTTGGGGGCTGTGGGTCGGCCGGCTCGATCTGCGCGCACCGTCGACCCAATTGCGACTCGCCACGAGCGGCGCGGGCATTGCATTCGCCGCTGCAGTGCTGGCCATCGTCTGCACACCGCTCCTCGAGCAAGCCGAAACGCCAGCGGATTGGCGATGGCTTTTCGACGGTCGGCCACATAGCCAGATGCCGTTGTGGCTGATCGGGGCGATCGGGAGTGCGGTGGCGGTAACAGGTATCATGCTGATCGCCGTGCGGCGTTTCCCGAAGTGGTTTTCGCCGCTGGTGGCGCTGGGGCAATTGGCGTTGAGTTTTTACGTGGCGCATCTTTTCCTGCTGCACATGTTCGCCGGCGTTTTGAGGCGTGAAAGCGTGGGAGAAGCGATGATCTCGGTCGTCGCGATAAGCGGGGCGGCGATGGTGTTCGCCGTGTTGTGGCGGCGGTATTTCCAGCGCGGTCCTCTCGAAGCGTTGCTGGTTTGGCCGTTTCAACCCGTGCTGACGCCTTCGCCTCCGAGAATCCGGCCCGATCCATAA
- the alaE gene encoding L-alanine exporter AlaE: MANQRLRSFAADTLALVIFFTVVSGLNERFIAGMSWPEVATSRSIGAVLMVLTARPYGYWRDWFMTMTKPATPTATLLMDSVALLSFQVPVYVLIIFASGARGMGIATGAIGFAVLMLVLGRPYGLWLDFVRRRFGLSGPGQKPMSLGG; encoded by the coding sequence ATGGCAAACCAACGTCTCCGCAGCTTTGCTGCCGACACGCTGGCGCTGGTCATCTTCTTTACGGTGGTGAGCGGGCTCAACGAGCGGTTCATCGCCGGAATGAGCTGGCCGGAAGTGGCCACCTCCCGCTCGATCGGCGCGGTGCTCATGGTGCTGACGGCTCGGCCTTATGGCTACTGGCGGGACTGGTTCATGACCATGACCAAACCCGCCACGCCGACCGCCACTCTGCTTATGGACTCCGTAGCGCTGCTCAGCTTCCAGGTGCCGGTTTATGTGCTCATCATCTTTGCCAGTGGGGCAAGGGGCATGGGGATTGCGACCGGAGCCATTGGATTTGCGGTGCTGATGCTGGTCCTCGGACGGCCCTACGGGCTGTGGCTCGATTTCGTGCGCAGGCGGTTCGGATTGAGCGGGCCGGGGCAAAAGCCGATGTCACTGGGCGGATAG
- a CDS encoding cupin domain-containing protein encodes MDVIGGRIPMSALKPPQSMDWLDTRYTIHVAKAGPDGFSLFESTSPAGSGPPRHIHEREDETFYVLSGNVLFWTPEEQTVRREGETIFIPRGTEHTFRVQDDGPATMLTVLTPGGFEGFFAEMAAGAFRIPEDMPAVEESARRFHLRFTGPPL; translated from the coding sequence TTGGACGTCATCGGCGGGAGGATTCCGATGTCTGCACTCAAGCCGCCGCAGTCGATGGATTGGCTGGACACGCGCTATACCATTCATGTCGCCAAGGCCGGCCCTGACGGCTTTTCACTCTTTGAAAGCACGTCGCCTGCAGGCTCGGGCCCGCCGCGACACATCCATGAACGCGAGGACGAGACGTTCTATGTCCTTTCCGGCAATGTTCTGTTCTGGACGCCCGAGGAACAAACCGTGAGGCGGGAGGGAGAAACCATCTTCATTCCGCGTGGAACCGAACATACCTTCCGCGTCCAGGACGATGGACCGGCCACCATGCTGACGGTACTGACACCGGGCGGTTTTGAAGGTTTTTTCGCCGAAATGGCCGCCGGCGCATTCCGAATCCCCGAGGACATGCCTGCAGTGGAGGAAAGCGCGAGGCGTTTTCATCTCAGATTCACCGGGCCACCTCTCTGA